TCACTCTTTGTCTGTTTCATCTTCTCCCGCAGCCTTTGTGTACATGGAGGTGAGTGTTAtttttgttgattcttttttgtTATTGCATCTCGACCACCCACAAATCGCGGCTCAAGAGCTTACGTGAGCCACTAAACGCGCTGCACTGCAGCCAACGCTGCCTTCTGACCTGTGTGAGGAAATCTATGCTCAGGGACGAATGTGTATACCGAGTTGTGAAACAAATTTCAGGAGCTTTGCTTAAATGGACACAAAGTAATGTCTGaggggaaataaacaaaaggaGGGCAGAGGATGATCTGAAATCAATCCTGAGGAGCCACAATATCAGGAGACAGATAAGAGAGGCACACCGGAGTATAACACCTAATGATAAGTGACTCACAAGGCACCACTGTGGTTAAAGTACTGATGTAATGATAGGATGATAATGAGAGCAGCCACACTGAAAACTGCTGTTTCATTACTCACCTTAAAAGAAACCGATTCCAAAAGGCAAAAGAAGAAAGTTTGGTCTCTAATGTTCTATAATTATGATgatggtgcatgtgtgtgtgtgtgtgtgtgtgtgtgtgtgtgtgtgtgtgtgtgtgtgtgtgtgtgtgtgtgtgtgtgtgtgtgtgtgtgtgtgtgtgtgtgtgtgtgtgtgtgtttgtgtgtgtgtgtggtgacctACAGAGGTGTAGAGAAAGCCTTCGTTGTTCATTGCCAAGTAGAGTTTGGTCTGGACGCCCTGGATTGCCACCACACGAAGCCCCACTGGAATCAGGTTGAACACAGctacgtgcgcacacacacccacacacacacacacacacacacaccacacacacacacacacacaacacacacacacacacacacacacacacacacacacacacacacacacacaataaacacacaaacacatccagcaaacaaacaagcattcacacagtgaacacagagaaaaatccTCATCAATATCAATGTTGTGTCTCACATGATGACATCTCCTTTTTGCTACAGCAAAGCTATTTCACAAGGTCAGTGTGGCGCTGAGGCGACTGGTTCAGACTAATGATTCAGTGCAGTACAGTCCAGTGATCATGGGATGAGAAGGTGGAGAGTTATCAGAGGGCACGCAGCAATGCAAGGTTCggtaaatatttaaagtttgaaCAGAAAAGaccaccactactactactcaGGCTAAAACTTAGAGTTACAACCATTATCAACAAATTTATCAACCTTTTCTTTCAATCAACAGATGAATTATTTAGTCTAGAAAGTCTCGAACAATGTCTTTGTTTGAAAACCCAACGAAATGTGGTTTACAGTGATATGACCACATGTTGCTTGGTAAATGACGATGACCATGATCAAAATGGTTCTTGATTCATTTCCTGTCAGTCAAATtacaaacaaactgatgaaCTGGCTTCACATCTTAGCAGTAAATCTTACTTTTGAACGTGTACAGTATAGAGGACATTCCTGTAGCGTTCAATGGTCTTTGTTCTTCAATATTTATCGATGGTCATACTGACCGGTtgccgatatgaaaacttttattttacaggataaacagtgcatttatatttgcattttacttgaaacatattttctccTAAGTTCTATACATTTtgttacatttgtgtttttctttttattcctggttatttataatttatggttaaactgtaaaataccaAGCCACAATTACATTTGTTTCTGATAACGACATCTTATCAGTCTCTAGAAGTAGATGGTGGCACAAATTCctaaaaaaagcatttatcaATAAACTAGCTTTACTGAAAATCTTAAGTGACAGATGAACACGTTATAGTCTTTTATTGTCTTgtctaataaataatatttgatgCTCACTTAATGCACATTTTGAATGAAAAAATGCTTAGAATAAATGATCCCCCAGTGGAAATAGTGCACATGTTTGATTCCAGCGAGTCTTTCAGATTTAATTCAAGGAATTTTTCCAGGCCTGATGGATTTGCAGATCCATGGCTGCAAAACCATATGGTGCAGAGAATTGTTGTTCACATAAACAAAGATTGTTGTTTATCCCTGGTGGTTTGCATTCAGCAGGCACAAgctaatgtttatgtttttacagtaaaagcTCTGTAATAGGGTTTATCAGTAGTCATTATAACAGGGAGAGAATTATACTCATTCAGCCGTCCATGTTCTATATAATACTCTAGTTATATGGAGACGTGGATTAACCATTCAAACCCAGTCTTCATTTGGTTATTCATGTGGGTAGGCGTTTACATGATGTACACATCATGCAATTGTCTAATAAAAGAGCACGCTTCCCTTTGTGCCCACGTCTTTCCCTCTGTGCACAACAGTGTGCCTGAAAAGTAGCAGAAATAAACGTGTGATGCTGACAACACGGACCGTGCACCAGAAAGAGAGTGATTGCCATCTGagccacaacaacaggattgaATTAGCCGCATCAATCACACATCGAggcccgtgtgtgtttgtgtgtctgcgggtgtgtgtgagacagagagcgagatgGAGCGGGCAATAGAGAATCTGTTCACTGGTGCGAAGCAGCCTATTTCGGTGATTTGAACATTGCACTGAACATCCTGTGGatgtttaattgatttttttattgaggAAAGATTAGATGGAGAAAGGCAGCTGGGGGGGGGAAACATGCACCATTTTACTAATGAAATTAACACTTCACGTGTTGGTGTGGGGGGAGGTTAGTGTCCCACATTAGGTCCAGATTCCCACGGGGTGAAGCTTATCAATATATTGGATTTAACTGGTTGTGGATCAATCCAAAATTTGGTATAAGGGGATTaactttaaactaaatattgatattgaacCTTCAATGTTTGGTACAATAATACAATGCTTTTATACTTATACATTGTATTACAACTTCAAAAGTAATATGAAAATCAACAGAAAGCAGGTTTCAGTCTCGCGTTATAAATGTTTATCTTCAAGATTTTAGTTGCCTTCGTACCTTAActgagattttttaaataattcaacatgttgaAATGCTGCTACACACACAGGCTTCAGCTTCCTTTACAAGAAACACTCGATTCACGCTGTTGTTTACAAACAGAACATCTCAGGTAAATTGCATTTTAAAGCTGTATCTGTGATTGTTAGGGGATTGTTAAGATCTTTGAAGCTTTAGAGTTGAAGTGATTCAATGTTTGTTCAGGTTAATGGACTTAAAAGGTACTGTgattgtttcagtcatttttccaaacaaaaataccaaacagTCCTATTTACTCAAATACAATCATTTTATGGTTTTCTTCGTGATATGTAACCGTTgactgaatatctttgggttttggtcgactagtaaatacatttaaagatttgACCTCTACAGCATTTTCCCACAATTTTAATAGATTTTCTAGTAAAAACAattaatgaagaaaagaaacgcCAGAATAATCAGTGAATGACTATTCAGCCCATGTTGACTTTTGAAAGATGCTAAATGAAGACAATGGAATCGATGAATGACCTGTAGTCTTTTCTGTAAAGGTCCAAACAGAGGTCTTACCATATGTGCTGTCCTCATCCTTGGTTCCATCAATGGTGCCATCGGGCTGCATCTGCAGCTGGAAGCCCTGGCTACTGGAAAGCCTGGTCACAATGCCCTTTAACTGGGGCTctgaaaggaggagaggaggagaggcgtCACATTAACTGCACTCGTTCCATATTTGTGATCACATGTTTCAAATCCAGTTGTCTGCAGGAAGCCGGAagtgtcagaggaggagaagcctcCAGGGCCCATTATCGATCCCTGACCCCTGTACACGGTGGAACACGTCAAAATCAATACAACTATTGACAGATGGTTGGAGCAGCTCaatttcaaatcttttttttttgtggagatCTGCATCAGGCCCCACACATACACGCTGTGACAGCACTTTGCTGCGGGACAACACAAAGTTATTCACATGCACCTTTGTGGTGTCATGCAACAGGATTTATCCCCGAGCCACTGAGCCTGTCCGGAGGGTGATGACTGATGAAGTGATGAGGGAGCAGAGAAAATGATGGTGTtaggtggtggaggtgatgaCGACGGTGAAGATGGTTGAGGTGGTGGCTCTCACACTTCCCCTCGCCCCAACCCACAGACCTGGTGGTCGCCTTCGCTTCCGTTTCTTCCTCGATCCAAACAGTTTGACACGCGAGAACACGTTCAGCTTGCTCGGTTTCTCATTTGCGCCCTTGCTGTTGCtcgggctgctgctgccgcgACATGCGTTCGCCTTCTCCCGCTCCCTCGCCTGCCGCTTCTGGCGGATCAGGGAGCTGGCGATAGCCGCTGCCCGGGACATGTTCCCCCGGTGGAGTGAAACCAGGCTGTGCGTCCCGCTCGCAGGAAGAGTTCGCTGATAAGGcggtgggggtgtgtgtggtgctggGAGGGGGTCTACACCACCCACGGCTCAGTTCGCATCACACACCGGCCGCTGCAGTCCCGCAGATGTCCGTGGTTTCAAAAACCGTCCAGAATCCTCCATCGGTGCGTCCTGGCGCGTCATGGAAGTGGTTGAAACAAATCCAGTGATGATCCAGTGAGTGCGCGTTAACGACGCCGCCTCACACCCCCCGAGGGCTCCGAGGGACTGAGGCTGTGGATCCCAGCTCAggtgcttcttcttctgactgTGCCCGAGAGGGtgcctggaggaagaggaggaggaagaggaggaggaggaggagggcgtgCGTGAGGGTCCAGTCCGGGTCCAAAGTGGCGAATCAACAGCTTAGTGTGTATGAGCTGGTGCGACTCACACCGGCGGTTGTTGTTgatgaagactgcagctgcttcttcctccttgctgctgctgctgctgctgctgctgctctgcaccgCTCCCCCCGGCGATGCTCCGCTCCTCGACAACGTCCGTGACAGAAATGCAGCAGCCGGGATGTTTGTCAATGAAACTGCTCGGAGCTGCTCCAGTGGAGAAGGGATCATGATGCAGCCGTGCCGTTCATAAAACTGCTGCAGCCCTGCCCGCCCCGAGGAAGACGAAGGAGGGGTGGTGGGgttgaggttgtgtgtgtgtgtgtgtgtgtgtgtgtgtgtgtgtgtgtgtgtgtgt
The Hippoglossus stenolepis isolate QCI-W04-F060 chromosome 15, HSTE1.2, whole genome shotgun sequence DNA segment above includes these coding regions:
- the fgf13b gene encoding fibroblast growth factor 13b isoform X1 gives rise to the protein MSRAAAIASSLIRQKRQAREREKANACRGSSSPSNSKGANEKPSKLNVFSRVKLFGSRKKRKRRRPPEPQLKGIVTRLSSSQGFQLQMQPDGTIDGTKDEDSTYAVFNLIPVGLRVVAIQGVQTKLYLAMNNEGFLYTSEHFTPECKFKESVFENYYVTYSSMLYRQQASGRAWYLGLNKEGGIMKGNHVKKNKAAAHFIPKPLKVAMYREPSLHDLTELSRSGSGTPTKSRSASALLNGGGKSPSNNDLS